In one Micromonospora polyrhachis genomic region, the following are encoded:
- a CDS encoding SanA/YdcF family protein, whose protein sequence is MDSEPGSRPATPATPARPSGLRRWGRRLVFLLVPGLLAASGAVVASVLWIRSEAEGRIYSAESVPSAPVALVLGARVYDDGTPSSFLEARLELAKRLYDEGKVRALLVSGDHGSWEYDEPGAMRRWLVEHGVPESKVVMDHAGFDTYDSCVRAHQIFGVRELIVVTQSFHVRRAVAVCRQLGLAAVGVGDDSVSRFDRAWRWGSLREYGAAVKAVFDVLSRRDPVHLGPREPGVDDALRS, encoded by the coding sequence ATGGACTCTGAACCCGGCAGCCGCCCGGCCACCCCGGCCACCCCAGCTCGTCCGTCCGGGCTTCGGCGGTGGGGTCGTCGCCTGGTGTTCCTTCTCGTTCCCGGTCTGCTGGCAGCGTCCGGGGCGGTCGTCGCCAGCGTGCTGTGGATCCGGTCCGAGGCCGAGGGCCGAATCTACTCGGCCGAGTCGGTGCCATCGGCCCCGGTCGCGTTGGTGCTCGGCGCGCGGGTGTACGACGACGGTACGCCGTCGTCGTTCCTGGAGGCCCGGCTCGAGCTGGCCAAGCGCCTCTACGACGAGGGCAAGGTGCGTGCCCTGCTGGTCTCCGGTGACCACGGCAGCTGGGAGTACGACGAGCCCGGGGCGATGCGGCGCTGGCTGGTCGAGCACGGTGTGCCGGAGTCGAAGGTGGTGATGGACCATGCCGGGTTCGACACCTACGACTCGTGCGTCCGTGCCCACCAGATCTTCGGGGTCCGGGAGCTGATCGTGGTGACGCAGAGCTTCCACGTCCGCCGGGCGGTGGCGGTGTGCCGGCAGTTGGGGCTGGCCGCCGTCGGGGTCGGCGACGACTCGGTGAGCCGGTTCGACCGGGCCTGGCGGTGGGGGAGCCTCCGGGAGTACGGCGCTGCCGTCAAGGCCGTCTTCGACGTGTTGAGCCGCCGCGACCCGGTGCACCTCGGCCCTCGTGAGCCGGGGGTGGACGACGCGCTGCGGAGCTGA
- a CDS encoding TetR/AcrR family transcriptional regulator C-terminal domain-containing protein, translated as MATRKLDPPTVVGTALKLLNDVGLDGLSLRRLAQELGVQGPALYRHFASKQDLLRAMADAMFASEMAILERPPPRADWADWLIARSHAVRRVMLSYRDGGRLKEHLHNPSDQWPGLELLLQMMEEAGFSVESALYGIYTVGNHILGTVIAEQELQARQDLLVDQPQVDLTRFPRIAYGTALRSQGRDFDREFEYGLHLIISGLRASLDEASIET; from the coding sequence GTGGCAACGCGAAAGCTCGATCCTCCGACGGTGGTCGGCACCGCCCTGAAGCTGCTCAACGACGTCGGCCTGGATGGCCTGTCCCTGCGGCGGCTGGCGCAGGAACTGGGCGTCCAGGGACCGGCCCTCTACCGGCACTTCGCCAGCAAGCAGGACCTGCTCCGCGCCATGGCCGATGCGATGTTCGCCTCGGAGATGGCCATCCTTGAGCGGCCCCCACCCAGGGCGGACTGGGCCGACTGGCTCATCGCCCGCTCACACGCGGTACGGCGGGTCATGCTCTCCTACCGTGACGGCGGACGCCTCAAGGAGCACCTGCACAACCCGTCCGACCAGTGGCCAGGCCTGGAACTGCTACTACAGATGATGGAAGAGGCCGGCTTCTCCGTCGAGTCGGCGCTGTACGGCATCTACACCGTCGGCAACCACATCCTCGGCACTGTCATCGCCGAGCAGGAGTTGCAGGCACGGCAGGACCTACTCGTCGACCAACCGCAGGTGGATCTTACCCGCTTTCCCCGGATCGCCTACGGCACCGCACTACGCAGTCAGGGCCGTGACTTCGATCGGGAGTTCGAGTACGGCCTGCACCTCATCATCTCCGGGCTTCGCGCCAGCCTCGACGAGGCCAGCATCGAGACCTGA
- a CDS encoding serine hydrolase domain-containing protein: protein MAMDAQARVQKMLDHLVETGQETGVQVAVYLRGEPVVDAQAGLADPVTGRLVDHRTLFNSWSTGKGSTSTLVHVLAERGLLHYETPVAEYWPQFGARGKHRITVGHVLTHTAGVPQAPQETTVGDLGDWDGMCTRIADLPLLWEPGTATGYHALTYGYILGEVVRRVTGRSVARVLCEHVTGPLGIADDLFFGVPAAQHDRVARLEDGNWVKTMARRPADSLFFKAAPHSIQPSAELGNRSDYLAVDLPCAGTMTAHAAARMYAALVGDVDGVRLISPHRTGRISTITTAEVDRVLGAPVPKGLGYFLGLPEMGGGGSAFGCKGSGGSIALADPKNGFAFAFVHNRMAAPPADLASQVANEVRAALSIV, encoded by the coding sequence ATGGCAATGGACGCGCAGGCGAGGGTGCAGAAGATGCTCGACCATCTGGTCGAGACCGGCCAGGAGACCGGGGTGCAGGTCGCCGTCTACCTACGGGGCGAACCGGTGGTGGACGCCCAGGCTGGTCTGGCCGATCCCGTCACCGGGCGGTTGGTCGACCACCGCACGTTGTTCAACAGTTGGTCGACGGGGAAGGGATCGACGTCCACGCTGGTGCACGTCCTGGCCGAACGAGGGCTGCTGCACTACGAGACCCCGGTCGCCGAGTACTGGCCGCAGTTCGGCGCGCGCGGCAAACACCGGATCACGGTGGGACACGTACTCACACACACGGCCGGCGTGCCACAGGCACCGCAGGAGACCACGGTCGGCGACCTCGGCGACTGGGACGGCATGTGCACCCGGATCGCCGACCTGCCGCTGCTGTGGGAACCCGGCACCGCCACCGGATACCACGCGCTCACGTACGGCTACATCCTCGGCGAGGTCGTCCGGCGAGTGACCGGACGATCTGTCGCCCGGGTGCTGTGCGAGCACGTCACCGGCCCGCTCGGCATCGCCGACGACCTCTTCTTCGGAGTCCCCGCCGCGCAGCACGACCGGGTGGCGCGGCTGGAAGACGGCAACTGGGTGAAGACCATGGCCCGCCGGCCGGCGGACTCGCTGTTCTTCAAGGCGGCTCCGCACTCGATCCAGCCCAGCGCCGAACTGGGTAACCGCTCCGACTACCTTGCCGTCGACCTTCCCTGCGCGGGCACGATGACCGCCCATGCCGCCGCCCGCATGTATGCCGCCCTCGTGGGTGACGTCGACGGCGTACGCCTGATCTCACCGCACCGCACCGGCCGGATCTCCACGATCACCACCGCCGAGGTCGACCGCGTCCTCGGTGCGCCCGTCCCCAAAGGGCTCGGCTACTTCCTCGGGCTTCCCGAGATGGGTGGTGGCGGCTCCGCCTTCGGTTGCAAGGGCAGTGGCGGCAGCATCGCCCTTGCCGACCCGAAGAACGGCTTCGCATTCGCCTTCGTGCACAATCGGATGGCCGCGCCGCCCGCCGATCTCGCCAGCCAGGTCGCCAACGAGGTCCGAGCGGCCCTGAGTATCGTCTAG
- a CDS encoding carbon-nitrogen hydrolase family protein, protein MDAGALMQRQPLVIAVAQPTTEAYDVVANVAEHADMVRAAYARVVVFPELSLTGYELDAPAITTEEPRLTPIIEACAETGATALVGAPVQDEAGREYIATLAVDGTGARVAYRKVHVHESEARFSPGTGPSVLEVDGWRLGLAICRDTRFAEHDAATAALGMDVYVASVLDHLRDAHVPAERAQRVVADRGVWVAVASFAGSTGGGFDRAAGGSAVWAPDGGMLAHAGPEPGEVVRATLRD, encoded by the coding sequence ATGGACGCGGGAGCGCTCATGCAACGTCAGCCGCTCGTCATCGCCGTCGCCCAACCAACGACCGAGGCGTACGACGTGGTGGCGAACGTGGCCGAGCACGCCGACATGGTCCGGGCCGCGTACGCGAGGGTGGTCGTCTTTCCCGAGCTGTCGCTGACAGGGTACGAACTGGACGCGCCCGCGATCACCACCGAAGAGCCGAGGTTGACGCCGATCATCGAGGCGTGCGCCGAGACGGGGGCGACGGCGCTGGTGGGTGCCCCGGTCCAGGATGAGGCGGGTCGGGAGTACATCGCGACGCTGGCCGTCGACGGGACCGGGGCGCGCGTGGCCTACCGAAAGGTGCATGTGCACGAGTCCGAGGCGCGGTTCAGCCCGGGCACCGGACCATCGGTACTCGAAGTAGACGGCTGGCGACTGGGCCTGGCGATCTGCCGCGACACCCGCTTCGCCGAGCACGACGCGGCCACCGCAGCGCTCGGCATGGACGTCTACGTCGCTTCTGTCCTCGACCACCTCCGCGACGCTCACGTGCCAGCCGAGCGGGCGCAGCGCGTCGTCGCAGACCGTGGGGTGTGGGTCGCCGTGGCGAGCTTCGCCGGGTCCACCGGCGGTGGCTTCGACCGAGCGGCGGGTGGTTCGGCGGTGTGGGCCCCCGACGGCGGGATGCTCGCGCACGCCGGGCCAGAGCCCGGGGAAGTCGTGCGGGCCACCCTGCGCGACTAG